The Flavobacterium jumunjinense genome includes a region encoding these proteins:
- a CDS encoding ketopantoate reductase family protein, with protein MNIKNTIIIGTGGVGGYFGFKINEANTNSHYHITFLARQTTYKIIKEKGLTLLSPEHEKNITFPDAIIEKCSEISNPDLILICVKEYDLENICTQLLSVINEKTIFLPLMNGADIYERIRKIIPKNTILPACVYVASHIKEKGIVEHKGITGKIVLGKDPNHPQEDIQWVVSLLKNSGATVDFQEDAFPAIWTKFMFIASFGLVTARYNRPIGDVCQDELLIQRATAIMQEIEAIAKMKNIPLAKDVIAATFEKAKTFPPSTPTSLQLDVNSNKENNELNLFAGAIINYGETHNINTQHTQKIYAEIIAKL; from the coding sequence ATGAATATAAAAAATACAATCATTATTGGCACAGGAGGTGTTGGTGGCTATTTTGGTTTCAAAATTAATGAAGCAAACACTAACTCGCATTATCATATTACTTTTTTAGCACGACAAACTACCTATAAAATTATAAAGGAAAAAGGGTTAACCTTACTGTCTCCCGAACATGAAAAAAATATTACTTTCCCTGATGCTATTATTGAAAAATGTAGCGAAATAAGTAATCCCGATTTAATTCTAATATGTGTAAAAGAATATGATTTAGAAAATATTTGTACGCAACTGCTCTCCGTTATCAACGAAAAAACAATTTTTCTTCCCCTGATGAATGGTGCCGACATTTATGAACGTATTCGAAAGATTATACCAAAAAACACAATTTTACCAGCTTGTGTTTATGTAGCTTCTCATATTAAAGAAAAAGGAATTGTCGAACACAAAGGAATTACTGGTAAAATTGTTTTAGGCAAAGACCCAAATCATCCACAAGAAGACATTCAATGGGTTGTTTCTCTACTAAAAAATAGTGGAGCAACTGTCGATTTTCAAGAAGATGCTTTTCCTGCAATTTGGACAAAATTTATGTTTATTGCTAGTTTCGGATTGGTAACTGCTCGCTATAATAGACCAATTGGTGATGTTTGCCAAGATGAGTTATTAATACAAAGGGCGACAGCAATAATGCAAGAAATTGAGGCAATTGCAAAAATGAAAAACATTCCTTTAGCTAAAGATGTAATAGCTGCTACTTTTGAAAAAGCTAAAACGTTTCCACCATCTACTCCTACTTCACTACAATTAGATGTGAACAGCAACAAAGAAAATAACGAACTTAATTTGTTTGCCGGTGCCATTATTAACTATGGAGAAACACACAACATAAATACGCAACACACACAGAAAATATACGCAGAAATTATAGCTAAACTCTAA
- a CDS encoding aromatic amino acid hydroxylase, translating to METHFESNPLIDRLPKHLKQFIKPQDYEDYTPINQAVWRYVMRKNVDYLSKVAHESYLEGLQKTGLEIENIPNMYGMNRILKEIGWAAVAVDGFIPPNAFMEFQAYNVLVIASDIRQLEHIEYTPAPDIIHEGAGHAPIIANPEYAEYLRRFGEIGCKAISSSHDYEMYEAIRLLSILKEAEGTPENEIKAAEDQVEYLQNNMGELSEMARIRNLHWWTVEYGLIGTVDNPKIYGAGLLSSIGESAWCMTDNVEKLSYNISAADKSFDITKPQPQLYVTPDFAHLSSVLEEFANTMALRTGGLSSVKKLIDSQSLGTIELSTGLQISGVFTNVIEHDGEPVYVQTTGKTALSYREKELVGHGTEYHAEGFGSPIGMLKGINLTIEDMSPRDLRAYDIFEGEKVILEFEGDIIVSGIIVTGTRNLKGEILLIKLKDCTVTHKGNMLFQPEWGVYDMAIGKEVIAAFSGPADVNSFDMITHVPSSTTIKPKVSVEKQELEILYKSVRNLREGKKATTTLKEAFGAVSANHKKDWLLSVEIAELAKKTNDTDLLNKVVNHLAAVKLARPEASLLIDNGLELILETATA from the coding sequence ATGGAAACGCATTTTGAAAGCAACCCTTTGATTGACAGACTACCAAAACATTTAAAACAATTCATTAAGCCGCAAGACTATGAAGACTATACACCTATCAATCAGGCAGTATGGCGCTATGTAATGCGTAAAAATGTCGATTATTTGTCTAAAGTAGCACATGAATCCTATTTGGAAGGGCTTCAAAAAACAGGTTTGGAGATTGAAAACATTCCAAACATGTATGGCATGAACCGTATTTTGAAAGAAATTGGTTGGGCTGCGGTTGCAGTAGATGGTTTTATTCCGCCTAATGCTTTTATGGAATTTCAAGCCTATAACGTATTAGTTATTGCTTCCGATATTCGTCAATTAGAACACATAGAATATACACCCGCTCCCGACATTATTCATGAAGGTGCTGGACATGCTCCTATTATTGCAAATCCAGAATATGCAGAATATTTACGCCGTTTTGGAGAAATTGGCTGTAAAGCCATTTCTTCTTCTCATGACTATGAAATGTATGAAGCCATTCGTTTGCTTTCTATTTTGAAAGAAGCAGAAGGTACGCCAGAAAACGAAATTAAAGCCGCAGAAGACCAAGTAGAATATCTTCAAAATAATATGGGTGAATTATCGGAAATGGCTCGTATTCGAAACCTACATTGGTGGACTGTAGAATATGGTTTGATTGGTACGGTTGACAACCCAAAAATATATGGTGCTGGTTTGCTTTCTTCTATTGGAGAAAGTGCATGGTGCATGACTGATAATGTAGAGAAACTGTCTTACAATATTTCGGCTGCCGATAAAAGTTTTGATATTACAAAACCACAACCACAATTATATGTAACGCCAGATTTTGCACATTTGAGTTCTGTTTTGGAAGAATTTGCGAATACTATGGCTTTACGAACTGGTGGTTTGTCTAGCGTTAAAAAACTAATCGATTCACAATCGTTAGGAACTATCGAATTGAGTACTGGTCTTCAAATTTCGGGTGTTTTTACCAACGTGATTGAACATGACGGAGAACCTGTTTATGTGCAAACTACTGGAAAAACAGCACTTTCATATAGAGAAAAAGAATTAGTTGGTCATGGTACCGAATACCACGCGGAAGGTTTTGGATCTCCAATAGGTATGCTTAAAGGGATTAACCTGACGATTGAAGACATGAGTCCAAGAGATTTGAGAGCCTATGATATTTTTGAAGGTGAAAAAGTAATTCTTGAATTTGAAGGTGATATTATTGTTTCGGGTATTATTGTTACAGGAACTCGTAACTTGAAAGGGGAAATTTTATTAATTAAACTAAAAGATTGTACGGTTACACATAAAGGAAACATGCTTTTCCAACCGGAATGGGGCGTGTATGATATGGCAATTGGAAAAGAAGTTATTGCTGCTTTTTCTGGCCCTGCCGATGTGAATAGTTTCGATATGATTACGCACGTACCTTCGTCGACTACTATAAAACCAAAAGTTTCTGTTGAAAAACAAGAATTAGAAATCCTATACAAAAGTGTTCGTAACCTTCGGGAAGGAAAAAAGGCAACAACAACATTAAAGGAGGCTTTCGGAGCTGTTTCTGCAAATCATAAAAAAGATTGGTTATTGAGTGTTGAAATTGCTGAATTGGCAAAGAAAACAAACGATACCGATTTATTAAACAAAGTTGTTAATCACTTAGCTGCTGTAAAGTTAGCACGACCAGAAGCGTCATTATTAATAGACAACGGATTAGAGTTAATCTTAGAAACAGCAACCGCATAA
- a CDS encoding GSCFA domain-containing protein has product MQFRTSIPIRKTSIPIDYQSKIISLGSCFAENIGKKFNYFKFQNSVNPFGIIFNSVSLEKVITRSVTKHYFTEKDVFFHNDLWHCYEVHSELSNPNRDSFLKQLNELIDATHTQLREVTHCSITLGTSWVYLFNATNEVVANCHKVPQKQFSKQLLSIHEVETSLQNIVSLVTAVNPNCSFIFTVSPVRHIKDGFVENNVSKAHLISAIHNSLNTEHLKENANYFPSYEIMMDELRDYRFYTEDMLHPNTIAVDYIWEQFKKGYISEASFSTMEEVSTIQKALAHRPFNPNSESHLKFIENTQRKISNLQSEFLFIQF; this is encoded by the coding sequence ATGCAATTTCGAACCTCAATTCCTATTCGTAAAACTTCAATTCCTATCGATTATCAATCGAAGATAATTTCTTTAGGTTCTTGTTTTGCCGAAAATATAGGTAAGAAATTCAATTATTTTAAGTTTCAAAATAGCGTGAATCCTTTTGGCATTATTTTTAACTCGGTGTCTTTAGAAAAAGTAATTACACGAAGTGTTACTAAGCATTATTTTACCGAAAAAGATGTTTTTTTTCATAATGATTTATGGCATTGCTATGAAGTACATTCTGAATTATCGAACCCAAATAGAGATTCATTTTTAAAGCAGTTGAATGAATTAATTGACGCTACCCATACACAGTTAAGAGAGGTGACTCATTGTAGTATTACACTTGGAACTTCATGGGTATATCTATTTAATGCAACGAATGAAGTTGTAGCCAATTGCCATAAAGTACCGCAAAAACAGTTTTCAAAGCAATTGCTATCGATACATGAAGTAGAAACAAGTTTGCAAAATATTGTGTCTTTAGTTACTGCTGTAAATCCGAATTGTAGTTTCATTTTTACCGTTTCTCCAGTGCGACATATCAAAGATGGTTTTGTAGAAAACAATGTCAGTAAAGCGCATTTAATTAGTGCAATACATAATTCACTGAATACTGAACACTTAAAAGAGAACGCTAACTACTTTCCTTCCTATGAGATTATGATGGATGAGTTGCGCGATTATCGTTTTTATACTGAAGACATGCTACACCCAAACACAATTGCTGTGGATTATATTTGGGAGCAGTTTAAGAAAGGATATATTTCCGAAGCAAGTTTTTCAACGATGGAAGAAGTGTCTACTATTCAAAAAGCATTAGCACATCGTCCTTTTAATCCCAACAGTGAAAGTCATTTGAAGTTTATAGAAAATACACAAAGAAAAATTAGTAATTTGCAGTCGGAATTTTTATTTATTCAATTTTAA
- the alaS gene encoding alanine--tRNA ligase: MKSQDIRKAYLQFFEGKGHLIVPSAPIVLKNDPTLMFNNSGMAQFKEYFLGNAIPKSNRIVDTQKCLRVSGKHNDLEDVGFDTYHHTMFEMLGNWSFGDYFKKEAIAWAWEFLTDVLKLDKDRLYVSVFEGNEEENVPFDQEAFDIWKQFVTEDRIILGNKKDNFWEMGDQGPCGPCSEIHVDLRTDEERAAKSGRELVNEDHPQVVEIWNNVFMEFNRKADKSLEKLPAQHVDTGMGFERLCMAMQNVTSNYDTDVFTPLIEKVEKITGLKYTSNEVKNISEEQNKTNIAIRVIVDHVRAVAFAIADGQLPSNTAAGYVIRRILRRAIRYGFTFLDTKEPFIYQLVEVLANQMGEFFPEIKKQQTLVTNVIREEEASFLRTLEQGLQLLDTVILETKVKEVSGIKVFELYDTFGFPKDLTGLILKERGLSYNEEEFEIELKKQKDRSRAASEVSTDDWKVLVDGNVETFVGYDEIENEVRITRIRKVDSKKDGVLYQIVLNNTPFYPEGGGQVGDKGTLVSANETIEIIDTKKENNLILHITKQLPENIEASFVAKVNTGLRTASSKNHSATHLMHLALRTILGTHVEQKGSLVNPNNLRFDFSHFSKVTDEEIKQVENFVNQRIEEQIPLIERRSIPIQQALDEGAMALFGEKYGDNVRAIKFGDSMELCGGIHVANTADIWHFKIISEGAVAAGIRRIEAITGDAVKDFFANQENTLTEIKETLKNPQDVLKAVGSLQDENAKLKKQVEQLLKDKAKGLKGDLAAQIQEINGIKFLATLVDLDANGAKDLAYELGNNETNLFLVLATATEDKPMLTCYISKELVANKGLNAGQVVRELGKYIQGGGGGQPFFATAGGKNVDGIKEALEKAIDFVK, translated from the coding sequence ATGAAATCACAAGACATTCGCAAAGCGTACTTACAATTCTTTGAAGGCAAAGGACATTTAATTGTTCCTTCTGCACCTATTGTGCTAAAAAATGATCCAACTTTGATGTTTAATAACTCAGGAATGGCCCAATTCAAAGAATATTTTTTAGGAAACGCAATCCCTAAAAGTAATCGTATAGTCGACACGCAAAAATGTCTTCGTGTTTCGGGTAAACATAACGATTTAGAAGATGTAGGTTTTGATACCTATCATCATACTATGTTTGAAATGCTAGGAAACTGGTCTTTTGGTGATTATTTCAAAAAAGAAGCAATTGCTTGGGCTTGGGAGTTTTTAACAGATGTATTGAAACTAGATAAAGATCGTTTATATGTCTCTGTTTTTGAAGGGAATGAAGAGGAAAATGTTCCGTTTGACCAAGAAGCATTTGATATTTGGAAACAATTTGTAACAGAAGACAGAATCATCTTAGGAAATAAAAAAGATAATTTCTGGGAAATGGGAGATCAAGGACCTTGTGGACCTTGTTCGGAAATCCATGTCGATTTGCGTACCGATGAGGAAAGAGCGGCTAAATCGGGTAGAGAATTAGTAAATGAAGATCATCCGCAAGTAGTAGAGATTTGGAATAATGTATTTATGGAATTTAACCGTAAAGCAGACAAATCATTAGAAAAATTACCTGCACAACATGTAGATACAGGAATGGGATTTGAGCGTTTGTGTATGGCAATGCAAAATGTAACTTCTAATTATGATACCGATGTTTTTACACCACTTATTGAAAAAGTAGAAAAGATAACAGGGTTAAAATATACTTCAAACGAAGTTAAAAATATAAGTGAAGAACAAAATAAAACGAATATTGCCATTCGTGTAATTGTCGATCACGTTCGTGCTGTTGCTTTTGCTATTGCAGACGGACAATTGCCTTCTAACACAGCAGCGGGTTATGTAATTCGTAGAATTCTACGTCGTGCTATTCGTTACGGCTTTACTTTTTTAGATACTAAAGAACCTTTTATCTATCAATTAGTAGAAGTGTTGGCGAATCAGATGGGCGAGTTTTTCCCTGAAATTAAAAAACAACAAACTTTAGTAACCAATGTGATTCGTGAAGAAGAAGCTTCTTTCTTGAGAACTTTGGAGCAAGGATTACAATTATTAGATACTGTTATTCTAGAAACAAAAGTGAAAGAAGTATCGGGTATAAAAGTATTTGAGTTATATGATACCTTTGGTTTCCCTAAAGATTTAACGGGATTAATCTTGAAAGAAAGAGGTTTGTCATATAATGAGGAAGAGTTCGAAATAGAACTTAAAAAACAAAAAGACCGTTCTCGTGCAGCTTCTGAAGTTTCAACAGATGATTGGAAAGTTTTAGTTGATGGAAATGTAGAAACTTTTGTAGGATATGATGAAATTGAAAACGAAGTAAGAATTACACGTATTCGTAAAGTTGATTCTAAAAAAGATGGTGTTTTATACCAAATCGTTTTAAATAATACGCCATTTTATCCAGAAGGTGGTGGGCAAGTAGGAGATAAAGGAACTTTAGTTTCAGCAAATGAAACGATAGAAATCATAGATACTAAAAAAGAAAATAATTTAATATTACATATTACAAAACAGTTGCCAGAGAATATTGAAGCTAGTTTTGTGGCTAAAGTAAATACTGGTTTAAGGACAGCGTCCTCTAAGAATCACTCAGCTACGCATTTAATGCATTTGGCTTTAAGAACGATTTTAGGAACACATGTGGAACAAAAAGGTTCTTTGGTAAACCCAAATAATCTGCGTTTCGATTTTTCTCATTTTTCAAAAGTAACGGATGAAGAAATCAAACAAGTAGAAAATTTTGTTAATCAAAGAATAGAAGAACAGATTCCTTTAATAGAAAGAAGAAGTATTCCAATTCAACAAGCATTAGACGAAGGAGCGATGGCTTTGTTTGGAGAAAAATACGGAGACAATGTTCGTGCGATTAAGTTTGGAGATTCTATGGAATTATGTGGAGGAATTCACGTTGCAAACACAGCAGATATTTGGCATTTTAAAATTATTTCTGAAGGAGCTGTTGCAGCAGGAATTCGACGTATCGAAGCAATTACAGGTGATGCTGTGAAAGATTTCTTTGCGAATCAAGAAAACACATTGACAGAAATTAAGGAAACCTTGAAAAATCCGCAAGATGTTTTAAAAGCTGTAGGTTCATTGCAAGATGAAAACGCTAAGTTGAAAAAACAAGTAGAGCAGTTATTAAAAGATAAAGCAAAAGGATTAAAAGGAGATTTAGCCGCTCAAATTCAAGAGATAAACGGTATTAAGTTTTTAGCAACGCTAGTAGATTTAGATGCAAATGGAGCAAAAGACTTAGCGTATGAGTTAGGGAATAATGAAACCAATTTGTTCTTAGTTTTAGCTACTGCTACAGAAGACAAACCAATGTTGACGTGTTATATCTCTAAAGAATTAGTTGCGAACAAAGGTTTAAATGCAGGACAAGTAGTTCGCGAATTAGGAAAATACATCCAAGGTGGTGGTGGTGGACAACCGTTCTTTGCAACTGCTGGTGGAAAAAATGTAGACGGAATTAAGGAAGCTTTGGAAAAAGCAATTGATTTTGTGAAATAG
- a CDS encoding Crp/Fnr family transcriptional regulator: protein MTKEALNHYFHSLFPIEDAIVCQITKKFESFSLKKSELLLAENRINNKTYFLETGYVRSYTFDSKGNEITTNLFTAPCFVNDFLSFFKEQPTKENYETLTDCTFWQTDLETVQENFHSIPEFREFSRMLFVVNYYKLHDRVLEMAKNTAEERYLNLLKNQPTIFQNVSLKIIASFLGITDTSLSRIRKKTALL from the coding sequence ATGACCAAAGAGGCATTAAATCACTATTTTCATTCTCTATTTCCAATTGAAGATGCTATTGTTTGTCAGATTACTAAAAAATTCGAATCGTTTTCACTAAAAAAAAGCGAGCTATTACTAGCTGAAAACAGAATTAACAATAAAACCTATTTCTTAGAAACGGGTTATGTTCGTTCCTATACTTTCGACTCTAAGGGAAATGAAATAACAACCAATCTTTTTACGGCTCCTTGTTTTGTTAACGATTTTCTTTCCTTTTTTAAAGAACAACCCACCAAAGAAAATTACGAAACCTTAACCGATTGCACTTTTTGGCAAACCGATCTAGAAACAGTACAAGAAAACTTCCATTCTATTCCCGAATTTAGAGAATTTAGTCGGATGCTTTTTGTTGTTAATTATTACAAACTACATGATAGGGTTTTAGAAATGGCAAAAAACACTGCAGAAGAAAGGTATCTCAATTTATTGAAAAATCAGCCTACTATTTTTCAGAATGTTTCGCTAAAAATAATTGCTTCTTTTTTAGGCATTACAGATACTTCATTGAGCAGAATTCGAAAAAAAACAGCACTGCTTTAA
- a CDS encoding DUF4230 domain-containing protein — translation MGLFNGLTEIRKWIVVVLLGLVLFLGYKFFTATSQTSTIESDTSLIQQQIKNVGKLVVTEGHFAEVLTYKDRKETYIPGLNFDKKALVVINADVTVSFDLSLVTYDIDAENKIVTITNIPKEEIKISPEIKYYNTESSTFNEFTGADHNKINKLAKESLAKRIEKSTLKSNAKNRLLSELFKMQILTNSMGWTLQYNGNVIQKETDLKL, via the coding sequence ATGGGTTTATTTAATGGTCTCACCGAAATAAGAAAATGGATAGTTGTTGTATTACTAGGATTAGTATTGTTTCTTGGATATAAATTCTTTACAGCGACAAGCCAAACTTCAACTATAGAATCAGATACAAGTCTCATTCAGCAGCAAATTAAAAATGTGGGTAAGCTAGTGGTTACCGAAGGTCATTTTGCAGAAGTATTGACCTATAAAGACCGAAAAGAGACCTATATTCCAGGTTTGAACTTCGATAAAAAAGCATTAGTTGTGATTAATGCCGATGTTACTGTTAGTTTTGATTTGAGTTTGGTTACTTATGATATTGATGCAGAAAACAAAATAGTAACGATTACCAATATTCCAAAGGAAGAAATAAAAATTAGTCCAGAAATTAAATATTACAATACCGAGTCGAGTACGTTTAATGAATTTACAGGGGCAGATCATAATAAAATAAATAAATTAGCAAAAGAAAGTTTAGCCAAGCGAATTGAAAAATCGACATTGAAATCGAACGCTAAAAATAGATTGCTATCCGAATTGTTTAAAATGCAGATTCTAACCAATTCGATGGGATGGACATTACAATATAACGGAAATGTAATTCAGAAAGAAACCGATTTAAAATTATAA
- a CDS encoding rhodanese-like domain-containing protein yields MGLLNILGLGSKNNEIENFVAKGAIILDVRTSQEFADGHIEGSKNIALQVLDGKIAEIKKWNKPVIACCKSGMRSGQATSILKQNGIDCINGGGWTSLQSKL; encoded by the coding sequence ATGGGACTTTTAAACATATTAGGATTAGGCAGTAAAAACAATGAGATTGAAAACTTTGTTGCTAAAGGTGCAATTATTTTAGACGTTAGAACATCACAAGAATTTGCAGACGGACACATTGAAGGTTCTAAAAATATTGCTTTACAAGTTTTGGATGGGAAAATTGCAGAAATCAAAAAATGGAACAAACCTGTTATTGCATGTTGTAAATCGGGAATGAGAAGTGGACAAGCAACTTCTATCTTAAAACAAAATGGTATTGACTGTATTAATGGTGGTGGTTGGACAAGTTTACAAAGTAAATTGTAG
- a CDS encoding ATP-dependent helicase: protein MILSEIQEKITLHKDNALLVLAGAGSGKTRVLTERIKNLLAEGNYHVLALTFTNKAAEEMRLRLEDVEDIHDRAFIGTIHSFCLEIISKQGYSVGIDEMPHFFDKEEDRKTLLIQVFENNPELKDYYLKLENKEKGSFVYKVLEYISNQKKKLIDPIENSNDAFEYIYWNYNELLKQQNAIDFDDVIFLAYKIFAKRPSIAKIYRRLYKYISIDEAQDLNFAQYEFIKLMCNGEHKNVLMVGDVNQSLFHFNGSDIKYMSSLFKIDFDAEEIKLTTNYRSSKAVLKIANKIKANSSSIDSKAPKGLFQINSFHDDKEEAKWIIDEIEKLVEQKKHDDIEGNITLDKIAILARNKFLFQSVEQELKERNINGKKLNYFYKRGSDVTDFGSELIILFDLGLSILSNNQDQLHYSKIQTILGLKNIELLSKMNSIENLKKIQSKITDQDSKENYQILIESWELVDNGINNFSITLNNLEEKIKLKYENLENDINELEKIIFDIQSFKHLWKNYSKETRNEMKNLQHFKTQIALGITNVGNNQNGITLGTVHSVKGLEYPIVFVIGLTEGAFPDFRAVQKKGNEFESEKNAFYVAVTRAERFLFLTYPNNRMTQYGNRAQKKSSFISLIE, encoded by the coding sequence ATGATCCTATCTGAGATACAAGAAAAAATAACACTTCACAAAGACAATGCTTTATTAGTATTAGCTGGAGCTGGTAGTGGAAAAACTAGGGTTTTAACTGAAAGAATTAAAAATCTTTTAGCAGAAGGTAATTATCATGTTTTAGCTTTAACTTTTACAAATAAAGCTGCAGAAGAAATGAGATTAAGGCTAGAAGATGTTGAAGATATACACGACCGTGCATTTATAGGGACAATCCATAGTTTTTGTTTAGAAATTATTAGCAAACAAGGTTATTCAGTTGGAATTGATGAAATGCCTCATTTTTTTGATAAAGAAGAAGATAGAAAAACTTTATTAATTCAAGTTTTCGAAAATAATCCTGAATTAAAAGACTATTATTTAAAACTTGAGAATAAAGAAAAAGGAAGTTTTGTTTACAAAGTATTAGAATATATTAGCAATCAAAAGAAAAAATTAATTGATCCTATTGAGAATAGTAATGATGCTTTTGAATATATATATTGGAACTACAATGAACTTTTAAAACAACAAAATGCAATTGATTTTGATGATGTAATCTTTTTAGCATATAAAATATTTGCAAAAAGACCCTCAATTGCCAAAATTTACAGAAGATTATACAAATATATTTCAATAGATGAGGCTCAAGATTTAAATTTTGCTCAATATGAGTTTATCAAACTCATGTGTAATGGAGAACATAAAAATGTATTAATGGTTGGGGATGTCAATCAATCCCTTTTTCACTTTAATGGTTCAGATATTAAATATATGAGTTCTCTATTTAAAATAGATTTTGATGCGGAAGAAATAAAATTAACTACTAATTATAGATCATCCAAGGCTGTTTTGAAAATCGCTAATAAAATTAAAGCTAACTCTTCATCAATTGATTCAAAAGCACCAAAAGGCCTTTTTCAAATCAACTCTTTTCATGACGATAAAGAAGAAGCTAAATGGATAATTGATGAAATTGAAAAACTTGTAGAGCAAAAAAAACATGATGATATAGAAGGAAATATAACTCTAGATAAAATAGCCATCTTAGCTAGAAATAAGTTTCTTTTTCAGAGTGTTGAGCAAGAATTAAAAGAAAGGAACATAAATGGAAAAAAACTGAATTATTTCTATAAAAGAGGCTCTGATGTTACAGACTTTGGTAGTGAATTAATAATATTATTTGATTTAGGATTAAGTATCTTGTCTAATAATCAAGATCAATTACATTATTCGAAAATTCAAACAATTTTGGGATTAAAAAATATAGAATTGCTTTCTAAAATGAATAGTATTGAAAACTTAAAAAAAATACAAAGCAAAATTACAGATCAAGATAGTAAAGAAAATTACCAAATACTAATTGAATCATGGGAGCTAGTTGATAATGGAATTAATAACTTTTCAATAACATTAAATAATCTTGAAGAAAAAATAAAGCTTAAATACGAAAATTTGGAAAACGACATTAATGAATTAGAAAAGATTATTTTTGACATACAATCTTTCAAACACCTCTGGAAAAACTATTCTAAAGAGACTAGAAATGAGATGAAAAATCTACAACATTTTAAAACACAAATAGCATTAGGAATTACAAATGTAGGAAATAATCAAAATGGTATTACATTAGGAACGGTTCATTCTGTTAAAGGATTAGAGTATCCAATAGTTTTTGTAATTGGATTAACAGAAGGTGCATTTCCAGACTTTAGAGCCGTTCAAAAAAAAGGAAATGAGTTTGAATCTGAGAAAAATGCTTTTTATGTAGCTGTAACAAGAGCAGAAAGATTTTTATTTTTAACTTATCCAAATAATAGAATGACTCAATACGGGAATAGAGCTCAAAAGAAATCTAGCTTCATAAGTTTAATTGAATAA
- a CDS encoding RidA family protein, which yields MTTFSKKYYNPNEGFSQTVAVTTGNFKTLYISGQIGDGVDLEAQTIATFKNLERELEQCDATFKDVVKMNTYIVNFNPTEDLPIFRKVRKQFLNTENYPASTLVGIQALGKEEWLIEIEAVAVVEIKL from the coding sequence ATGACTACTTTCTCTAAAAAATACTACAATCCCAATGAAGGTTTTTCGCAAACCGTTGCGGTTACTACTGGTAATTTTAAAACACTATATATATCTGGACAAATTGGTGATGGAGTTGATTTAGAAGCGCAAACAATAGCAACTTTTAAAAACCTAGAACGCGAATTAGAACAATGCGATGCTACGTTTAAAGATGTTGTAAAAATGAATACTTACATTGTTAATTTTAATCCTACTGAAGATTTACCTATCTTTCGTAAAGTACGCAAGCAATTTCTAAATACCGAAAATTATCCAGCCAGTACCTTAGTTGGTATTCAAGCGTTAGGAAAAGAAGAATGGTTAATCGAAATTGAAGCTGTTGCAGTAGTTGAAATAAAATTGTAA